ATAATAATTGAGCGCTTGAAATGCAAAGAAAATGGATACAACCTCTTCTTCTGTAAATAACATAGGTGGAAGTAGACGGGTTGTAATAACGGTATAACCTCCATTCCTCCCTTGTTCTGCATATATGGGTAAACCCATATCGCTTAAATCCAATAAATCACGATGCACGGTTCGGACGGATATCTTAAATTCATCGGCTAGTTCTTGCGCTGTAAATTTTCTTTTCGCATTTACAAATAGTAGAATATCTAATAAACGTTTTGCTTTAGACATATTCTCACCTTTTCTTTTAATCATGCCATTACTTGTCATGTTTACTGTTTAGTATAGTTTGTGCTAATGATTTAATCAAAAGCAAAACGCTCATGAGAAAAGGAGACAACCCCATGAATAGAAAAATTGTTTTATTTATTGCGACTAGTGTAGATGGATTTATTGCGAAAGAGGATGATGACTTACAATGGTTATTAGAATCAGAAGGGGAAGGGGATAATGGGTACATGGATATGTATCAAACAATTGATACTATCATAATGGGGAAGCGCACCTATGATTATGTGATGGAACACTCTGATGCTTTTCCATATTCTGATAAAAAATGTTATGTTTTCTCGAAATCAGCAAAGAACAAAAATGATGATGTGGAATTTGTAAATGAAAATGTTGTATCGTTTACCCAACAGTTAAAGAAACAATCGGGAGCACATATTTGGATGGTTGGTGGAGCAGAGATTCTTGATGCTTTTATGAAAGAAAATTTAATTGACGAATACATTATTACCATTACCCCTCATATATTAGGTTCTGGCATAGCCCTTTTTAAAAAATATAATCCGCAAATTAATCTGGAATTAATAAAAACAACATGTTATGGACAGATGGTGCAAATGCATTATCAAGTAAAACAAGAAAATTGATTTTATCGTTGTCGCATTTGTTTTTAAGAAAGTTTTAGCTATAAAGAGATATATCTAAAAGGCGGTCAATAAAGCATCGTCCAACCAGTTGTCGGTATTAAACCAACGACTGGTTGTTTAGTTTTGTTTGGATTTTGGTAGGGGAAAACGTCGTTTATGAACAGGAGATAAGTGATTTGTATAGTTCACCTATGATTCCTTGCATTTGATGAACGCCTAAATCAGTATTTGTCATAACAATCATTCCTTTTTCTAAATAAGGAAAGAATACAAGCATACATTGAAACCCAATACCCCAACCAAGGGAGGAGATTTCTACTTCTTGTCCTGAGCCCTCAAGAAATACCCCTAAACCAGCCCATTCTTTAGCACCTTGTGGTTGAATTAGCTCTTCGACTAGGTTTGCAGAGATACCGATTTTACTAGAGCCCTTTAAAGCATTTATTAACTCTAGTAATAATTTAGCTAGATCAGCGGGGGATGTCCATAAGCCACAAGCAGCAGGGTAAGGATAAATTGGGTAGTTATCTGTCACCGATTTTCCATATTTGTGGTGACCACTAGCGAAAGATTGTTCTTTTGATGATGCAAATGTTGTAGAAAGTGTGCTATGTGTCATAGTTAACGGTTTAAATATATGTTCCTCTATAATCGAGTCAAATGATTGTGCCATTACATCTTCTATTAATAACTGTATAATACAAAAACCAGCATCCGAATAATGAAATGCATGCCAAGGTTCACCACTTACTTCTATAGGGCTTTGACAGTAAGGTGTTGTGCCATTTAACAAATTTACCATTGACGGTTTCGCATGAGAATCGTTTAAAGTTGAAAAACTATTCGCTGGATCTATAATGCCAGATTGATGACAAAGTAAGTTTCGTAATGTTACTTTTTTTAGCTTCGTATATTGATTTTCCGGTACCTTCCACGATTTCAGTTTGTTATTGACATCCTCATCTAAATCTAAATAGCCTTGTTCCACTAATACCATGACTACCATGCTTGTTAAAAATTTGCTTATAGAACAGGCATTGAAAATAGATTGGTCATTTACTTTTTGCCTAGTTCCTGCCATAAGATATCCATAATGTTCTATTTGACTAATTTGTCCCTTTTCAATTACCAATAGACTTAACCCTTGAACACGATAGTGATTCATACGTTCCTCAATATTTACTTTGGTCATTAGACACCATCCATCAATTTTTATACTAATTATAACATGATGAACAAACATACGTTTCCTTTTAAGGGGGTTTAGCTATACCACAAGAAAAAGGCATCGAGTATATAAGTTCTCGATGCCTTTCGCTCTATGGTTGGTGAGCGAGCCTTCACGCATTTTTCTTCGTTTTGGTTGCTCTTTTTCTTGTTGTAGGTTTTTTTGTTTTATCTAAAGAAGCTTGGAGTGCTGACATCAAATCAGTAACGTTGTCAGGTAGAGGACGCTTATCACTGGCAGATACTGAATTTGTCGCTTTCTTTTCTTCGATAAGTTCCATTAAAGCATTGCGATAGTCATCTGTATATTTTTCTGGATTAAATACAGTTGTTAACTGGTCGACTAGCATCAGTGCAGCGTCCAATTCCTTTTGAACAATGGTTGGCTCACTTGGGATGTTTGGAACATCTTGCACACTACGAACTTCGTCAGGAAAATGGATTGTTTCCATTACGAGAGCATTTTGATAAACACGAACAATCGCAAGCTGTTCCTTCGAACGAATAATAATTTTAGCAACGCCAATTTTACCTGACTCCTCTAACGTTTGTCGCAATAGGGCATATGCCTTACTGCCTGTAGTATCAGGAGATAAAAAATAAGTTCGTTCAAAATAGATAGGGTCAATTTCGCCTAATTTAACAAAATCGATAATTTCAACAGCCTTATCTTCGTTTTCTTTACGCAAGTTCTCTAGCTCTTCTTCATCTAGAACGACAAACTTATTTTTTGCATACTCATATGCCTTTACAATATTTTCTTCTGTTACTTCTTGATTACAACCCTCACATACTTTCTTATAGCTAATAGGTGTATGGCATTCTTTATGAAGTTGTCGTAATTTAATGTCTTTATTTTCTGTAGCAGCATGTAGTTTAACTGGTATGTTGACAAGACCAAATGAAATACTGCCTTTCCAAACTGTATGCATGTTGTCACCTCGTTTTTCTTACTATGTAATAATTTGATGTGTTTTATGTATGCTAAATAAAAATAGTGTCAACAGTACAAAATAAGAAAGTAGGTGTACAAGATCAAACCGATGTTACTAGTAGAAGTAAATGAACCGCCAAAAGGAGATGACTGGCTTTACGAAGGGAAATATGACGGATTCCGCTGTCTATTACAGTGGACTGATAAAGAGCCTATTTTGAAAAGTAGAAATGGCAATGTGTTAAATCATTTGTTTCCGGAAATTATTGATTATTGCAGAAGTCTTTATAATCAGATCAAAGTATTTTTACCGTTAGTATTTGACGGAGAAATAGTGTATTTAATCAACAACTATAAAAGTGAATTTGCAGTCGTGCAACAACGGGGAAGAATGCAAAAAAAAGAAGTGATTGCTGCACATGCCACATCCTTTCCTTGTCATTATATTGTTTTTGATTTACTTTCCTATCAAGGTGAAAGTCAAATGAATCGCTATTTAAAAACGCGAAAACAGCAACTAAACACTCTTTTTACATCGTTAAAGCTACCGACTGCTATTAAATATGAAGAAAACCATCGTGTACAAGCAATTGATGTTTTTGAAGATAGCCAAACTTTGTGGCATTTCATCAAAATTTATAATGGTGAAGGTATTATTGCCAAGAAAAAGACGAGTAAATGGCAGGAGGCTGTACGGTCAACACATTGGCTAAAAATTAAAAATTGGAAAATTGTCACAGTGATTGTGAACAAATTTGATAAAGGAAATGGATATTTTCACGGTTGTGTTCATCGTCAGGGTGTGCTAACGGAAGTGGTTGTTTTTAGGCATGGGATGAAAAAGGACGAGTTAAATACCCTAATTACATTCTTTCAAGCAAATGGGCAACAAAACAATGAAACATGGCAATTAGAACCATCCATCTGTATTGATATTGCCTGTATCGACTTTGATGGTAGTAAGTTAAGAGAACCTCGTTTTCATGCCTTTCGATTAGAAATGGAACACCAGTACTGTAATTGGCAACTTATGCAACGCCAGCTTATGCCAATACCGGATAGTGTGCCAGTCACACATCCCAACAAGCCGGTGTGGCCTGCTATTGCAATTACTAAAGAGGACTATTTGTACTATTTACAGCTTGTATCACCCTTTATACTGCCATTTTTACGAAATCGACCTATTACGTTAATTCGTTTTCCTCATGGGGTACCAGGAGAGAGTTTCTATCAAAAAAGCAGTCCGGAACATCTACCTGCATTTGTCGTAACAGAAAAAGTTAGCGAACATCATAGTATCCTATGCAATAACCTTGAAACACTGCTGTGGTTAGGGAACCAACTTGCATTAGAATTTCACATCCCTTTTCAAACGATTGACACTGAAAAGCCTACAGAGATTGTTTTTGACCTGGATCCTCCTTCCGTCGATGCATTTTCACTTGCTGTAAGTGGTGCACTACACTTAAAAGAAATATTTGATTATTTTAAACTACAGTCTTTTGTTAAAACTTCCGGTGGCAAAGGTTTGCAAGTCTATATTCCATTACCACACAATACATTTTCTTATGAACAAGTTCGTCTTTTTACAGAGTTTGTCTGTCGTTTTTTATGTGAGCAAAAACCCGAATTATATACGATTGAACGTTTAAAGAAAAATCGCAAAGATAGATTGTATTTAGATTATGTGCAACATGCGGAAGGGAAAACCATTATATCGCCGTTTTCCACCAGAGGTAATGAAATGGGCTTAGTTGCAACACCTCTACATTGGAATGAAGTAAACGACAAATTATCACCGGAACAATTTACGATACCTGCTGTTATAGAGCGAATCAAACGGGTGGGTAATCCATTGATCCATTTTCAAGCGATAGGGGAAGAACAGGACTTTCAAGCAGTGCTTCAGCATTTAGATAACCAATAAAAGAATCTGCAACATTTCTCAAAGTTA
This DNA window, taken from Lysinibacillus sp. FSL M8-0337, encodes the following:
- a CDS encoding DNA ligase D produces the protein MKPMLLVEVNEPPKGDDWLYEGKYDGFRCLLQWTDKEPILKSRNGNVLNHLFPEIIDYCRSLYNQIKVFLPLVFDGEIVYLINNYKSEFAVVQQRGRMQKKEVIAAHATSFPCHYIVFDLLSYQGESQMNRYLKTRKQQLNTLFTSLKLPTAIKYEENHRVQAIDVFEDSQTLWHFIKIYNGEGIIAKKKTSKWQEAVRSTHWLKIKNWKIVTVIVNKFDKGNGYFHGCVHRQGVLTEVVVFRHGMKKDELNTLITFFQANGQQNNETWQLEPSICIDIACIDFDGSKLREPRFHAFRLEMEHQYCNWQLMQRQLMPIPDSVPVTHPNKPVWPAIAITKEDYLYYLQLVSPFILPFLRNRPITLIRFPHGVPGESFYQKSSPEHLPAFVVTEKVSEHHSILCNNLETLLWLGNQLALEFHIPFQTIDTEKPTEIVFDLDPPSVDAFSLAVSGALHLKEIFDYFKLQSFVKTSGGKGLQVYIPLPHNTFSYEQVRLFTEFVCRFLCEQKPELYTIERLKKNRKDRLYLDYVQHAEGKTIISPFSTRGNEMGLVATPLHWNEVNDKLSPEQFTIPAVIERIKRVGNPLIHFQAIGEEQDFQAVLQHLDNQ
- a CDS encoding serine hydrolase domain-containing protein, which encodes MTKVNIEERMNHYRVQGLSLLVIEKGQISQIEHYGYLMAGTRQKVNDQSIFNACSISKFLTSMVVMVLVEQGYLDLDEDVNNKLKSWKVPENQYTKLKKVTLRNLLCHQSGIIDPANSFSTLNDSHAKPSMVNLLNGTTPYCQSPIEVSGEPWHAFHYSDAGFCIIQLLIEDVMAQSFDSIIEEHIFKPLTMTHSTLSTTFASSKEQSFASGHHKYGKSVTDNYPIYPYPAACGLWTSPADLAKLLLELINALKGSSKIGISANLVEELIQPQGAKEWAGLGVFLEGSGQEVEISSLGWGIGFQCMLVFFPYLEKGMIVMTNTDLGVHQMQGIIGELYKSLISCS
- a CDS encoding Ku protein: MHTVWKGSISFGLVNIPVKLHAATENKDIKLRQLHKECHTPISYKKVCEGCNQEVTEENIVKAYEYAKNKFVVLDEEELENLRKENEDKAVEIIDFVKLGEIDPIYFERTYFLSPDTTGSKAYALLRQTLEESGKIGVAKIIIRSKEQLAIVRVYQNALVMETIHFPDEVRSVQDVPNIPSEPTIVQKELDAALMLVDQLTTVFNPEKYTDDYRNALMELIEEKKATNSVSASDKRPLPDNVTDLMSALQASLDKTKKPTTRKRATKTKKNA
- a CDS encoding dihydrofolate reductase family protein, which produces MNRKIVLFIATSVDGFIAKEDDDLQWLLESEGEGDNGYMDMYQTIDTIIMGKRTYDYVMEHSDAFPYSDKKCYVFSKSAKNKNDDVEFVNENVVSFTQQLKKQSGAHIWMVGGAEILDAFMKENLIDEYIITITPHILGSGIALFKKYNPQINLELIKTTCYGQMVQMHYQVKQEN